A single window of Nicotiana sylvestris chromosome 3, ASM39365v2, whole genome shotgun sequence DNA harbors:
- the LOC138887358 gene encoding uncharacterized protein, translating into MRPISLNNFINKVFLRVIHERLVGFLPNLISEEQARFVKGRSIVENVSLTQEIITDIRLRTKAGPNVVIKLDMTKAYDRLFWLFLTKVLRKMGFEERFIGVVFGIISNNIYSVLINGQPHGFFKSTRGVKQGDPLSPTLFILAAEALSRGLNSLHWNSQFYGFGLPKWSPKINHLSYDDNTIIFVSSNDTSLQLIMDILTAYEVASGQLINKTKSAIYMHHFTSDVVIRNVEGITGIESNSVDGRARHWASWDTLCLPNEEGGALYFVTPTDFFCDETTQNVYDVVNGGGWDYVKLYDLLPEEFSKHILDNIAPPTSSNIMDKPIWNMETKGTFSTKTAWEYLRKRKGTTITYKNMWVKGLSFKISFFMWKGRLPLDDAIKRMGYIMASKCWCCVKPREETVAYVFFTSYAAKKMARYSKYDGNYLPTLKFNKVTYEFPLAGWIKINTDGASRGNLGRSSIGYCIRNDNGDLVYVVGKEMKETTNTQAETRAILEALRYCTIHHTHQIWLETDSMLRKNTIEGNWKPHWIIEEEVEEINELLTGGNGRVSHIYREGNKLADHLANYALDMEI; encoded by the exons ATGAGACCAATTAGTTTGAATAACTTCATCAACAAGGTCTTCTTAAGGGTCATTCATGAAAGGTTAGTTGGATTTCTACCTAATCTTATCTCTGAGGAGCAAGCAAGATTTGTAAAAGGGAGAAGCATTGTAGAAAATGTGTCGCTTACTCAAGAAATTATAACTGATATAAGGCTCAGAACCAAGGCAGGACCCAATGTCGTTATTAAACTTGACATGACAAAAGCCTATGACAGATTATTTTGGCTCTTCTTAACGAAGGTTCTAAGGAAGATGGGTTTTGAGGAGAGATTTATTGGTGTGGTGTTTGGAATTATTTCTAATAATATTTACTCAGTGCTTATAAATGGGCAACCCCATGGTTTCTTCAAATCAACAAGAGGGGTGAAACAAGGAGATCCACTATCCCCGACCTTATTCATACTTGCAGCAGAAGCACTTTCAAGAGGATTAAATTCATTACATTGGAACTCTCAGTTTTATGGTTTTGGCTTACCTAAGTGGAGTCCCAAGATTAATCATTTGTCTTATGACGACAATACAATCATCTTTGTATCATCCAATGATACTTCACTACAACTGATCATGGATATATTGACAGCTTATGAAGTAGCATCCGGACAGCTGATAAACAAAACCAAGTCTGCAATATACATGCACCATTTCACCAGTGATGTTGTGATCAGAAATGTGGAAGGGATTACAGGGATTGAAAG CAACTCAGTAGATGGTAGGGCTAGGCATTGGGCTTCTTGGGATACACTTTGCTTGCCTAACGAAGAAGGAG GTGCTCTTTATTTTGTCACCCCAACAGATTTCTTTTGTGATGAAACGACTCAAAATGTCTACGATGTTGTGAATGGAGGAGGGTGGGATTATGTTAAACTGTACGATTTGCTTCCTGAAGAGTTTTCTAAACACATTCTGGACAACATTGCACCTCCCACTTCTTCTAATATCATGGATAAACCTATTTGGAACATGGAAACAAAAGGGACATTTTCTACTAAAACAGCTTGGGAATAtctaaggaaaagaaaaggaactaCCATTACCTACAAGAACATGTGGGTAAAGGGACTATCTTTTAAGATTTCTTTCTTCATGTGGAAGGGCAGGCTACCTTTAGATGATGCAATAAAGAGAATGGGATACATAATGGCATCGAAATGCTGGTGTTGTGTGAAGCCACGAGAGGAAACAGTAGCCTATGTGTTTTTTACATCTTACGCAGCAAAGAAG ATGGCCAGATATTCAAAATATGATGGAAACTATCTGCCAACACTGAAGTTCAATAAGGTGACTTATGAATTCCCTCTTGCTGGTTGGATTAAGATTAACACTGACGGGGCATCAAGGGGAAACCTAGGCAGGAGCTCGATAGGTTACTGCATCAGAAATGATAATGGGGATTTAGTATATGTAGTTGGGAAGGAGATGAAGGAAACTACTAATACACAAGCTGAAACAAGGGCTATTTTGGAGGCTTTGAGATACTGTACCATTCATCATACACACCAAATATGGCTTGAAACTGATTCAATGCTTCGGAAAAATACCATTGAAGGAAATTGGAAACCTCATTGGATCAtagaggaggaggtggaggaaaTAAACGAATTGTTAACAGGAGGTAATGGAAGAGTGTCACATATTTATAGGGAGGGCAATAAACTTGCTGATCACTTGGCAAACTATGCACTCGACATG GAAATTTAA
- the LOC138887359 gene encoding uncharacterized protein has product MCIGGSICLCHLHVNEAQALADHLSENHVDDEYQPLNTYFLNEELNSVEVILEDTNAWKMFFDRAVNSKCVRIGAILISHTGQHYPATARLWFFCTNNTIEYENCIVGMTMAISQDAEELLIMGDSDLIIRQAQGEWETRDVKLMTYSFVRKCHQCQVHGDLIHAPPTELHPMSAPWSFVAWGMDVIGPIELKASNGHRFILVAIDYFTKWVEAITLKSVTKKVVVDFVHSNIICHFGIPATIITDNAANLNSHLMREICEQFKSIHRNSTPYLPKANGVVEAANKNLKKILKKMIKSSRQWHEKLLFALLGYRITVHTSVRATPYHLVYGTEAVIPVDHEISSLRIIIEAEIEDSEWVKTRLEQLTLIDEKQMATVCHGQLYQQRMARAYNKKVRPRNF; this is encoded by the exons ATGTGCATTGGGGGTTCCATCTG tctatgtcacctgCACGTCAATGAAGCCCAGGCTCTAGCAGATCACCTATCTGAAAACCATGTTGATGACGAATATCAGCCCTTGAATACTTACTTCCTGAACGAGGAGCTGAATTCAGTTGAGGTAATATtagaagacaccaatgcttggaaaatgttctttgatagaGCTGTGAACTCAAAATGTGTcaggattggggcaattttgatctcacacactggtcaacactatccagccacagcccggctttggtttttctgcacaaacaacactatCGAGTATGAAAACTGCATTGTGGGTATGACTATGGCAATCAGCCAAGATGCTGAAGAACTAttgatcatgggagattcggacttgattatccgacaagctcagggtgaatgggaaacccgagatgtcaagcttatgaCATACAG ttttgttcggaaatgtcatcagtgtcaggtgcacggtgatctgaTCCATGCACCACCTACAGAACTACATCCTATGTCAGCACCTTGgtcatttgttgcctggggtatggacgtcattggaccgatCGAGctaaaagcctcaaatggacataggttcatattggtcgccatcgactacttcacaaagtgggttgaagcaattactctcaaatctGTCACTAAGAAAGTGGTGGTAGACTTCGTGCACTCCAATATAATCTGtcattttggtattcctgcaactatcattacggataatgctgcgaacttgaatagtcatttgatgagggagatatgcgagcaattcaagagcATTCATCGGAACTCCACCCCTTATCtgcccaaagctaatggtgtcgttgaagcagcaaacaagaacctCAAGAAGATTCTTAAAAAGATGATCaaaagttccaggcaatggcatgaaaagttgctatttgcattattgggataccgcataACTGTGCACACATCAGTCAGAGCAACTCCGTATCATTTGGTTTATGGCACCGAAGCCGTAATACCCGTCGATCATGAAATTTCATCCCTTCGAATCAttattgaagctgaaattgaggatagtgagtgggtcaaaacccgtctggaacagttaaccctgatcgatgaaaagcaAATGGCCACAGTCTGCCACGGGcaattgtatcaacaaagaatggcccgtgcctacaacaagaaagtgcggcctaggaaCTTTTAG